The following coding sequences lie in one Populus nigra chromosome 15, ddPopNigr1.1, whole genome shotgun sequence genomic window:
- the LOC133674010 gene encoding protein At-4/1, translating to MAAAIDEEINSLLSSFDHIYEYLFIFLKDFKNGITEIQTLRSNLNAEIKKTEALEFTCKSLNQENERLRKLYTGSLNNLAEELERRTKCVSLNEELKRLRDELINKEDEHKKAVELLKKDYTTKVGELEDQIRGFLLGKETNEATVTHLRQDLAAHKAHMQTLANRLDRVAFEVESKYHLELQDLKDCLMIEQEEKNELNKKLQGLEKELLISKTKRVEQQQDLASSRLVETLKQKIMKLRKENEILKRKLSHSEEG from the exons ATGGCGGCAGCGATCGACGAAGAAATCAATTCGCTTCTCTCTTCCTTCGATCACATTTACGAG tatttatttatttttctgaaggATTTCAAGAACGGTATCACGGAAATTCAAACTCTGAGATCAAATTTGAATGCAGAGATTAAGAAAACAGAAGCACTCGAGTTCACTTGCAAATCTCTTAATCAAG AAAATGAGAGACTTAGGAAGCTGTACACAGGATCTTTGAACAATCTAGCTGAAGAG CTTGAGCGCCGTACGAAATGTGTAAGCTTGAATGAGGAGCTAAAAAGATTGAGGGATGAGCTGATTAATAAAGAGGAT GAGCATAAAAAGGCAGTGGAATTGCTTAAGAAAGACTACACGACTAAGGTTGGAGAATTAGAGGACCAAATCAG AGGGTTTCTACTTGGGAAGGAAACAAATGAAGCAACTGTGACTCACCTCCGCCAAGATTTAGCAGCGCATAAAGCTCATATGCAAACTCTAGCAAACAGGTTGGACCGTGTAGCTTTCGAGGTGGAATCAAAAT ATCATCTTGAGCTTCAGGATCTGAAGGATTGCCTCAtgattgaacaagaagagaaaaatgagttgAATAAGAAACTCCAGGGTTTGGAAAAGGAAT TGCTGATTAGCAAAACAAAGCGGGTTGAACAGCAGCAAGATTTGGCTTCCAGTCGACTTGTTGAAACACTAAAACAGAAGATTATGAAGCTGAGAAAGGAGAATGAGATCCTGAAAAGGAAGCTTTCTCATTCAGAGGAGGGCTAA